A single genomic interval of Fusarium verticillioides 7600 chromosome 8, whole genome shotgun sequence harbors:
- a CDS encoding hypothetical protein (At least one base has a quality score < 10), translated as MKIIMEAFDLVIINGVCVTASDIGAYDVAIKDGKIALLAPSGSLAETDALRIIDAEGAYVTPGGVDCHVHLQEPAMFGKGSSSDTFETGTRSAIAGGCTTIVCFAPQQRHEPSLLKPLADAHDKARGNTYCDYGFHLLVSNPTETALSELGMLKAEGVTSLKIYMTYEALQLRDDQILSVLHHARNNHILTMIHAENGDILNWLTDQLEASKLFAPKYHATSRPPALEAEATNRAIVLSSIIANTPILLVHISDPDATYRIRQAQTAGQPIFAETCPQYLFLTRSDLDAPGFEGAKFVCSPPPRDEASQEVIWEGLRNGTFTVLSSDHCPFSYDDTEKGKKACITHDYPVGKFRHIPNGIPGVETRLPLVFSADKLPLTKFVEVTSTNAAKLYGLYPKKGSMMPGVSDADLVIWYPNDKLPDVTIRNEALHHANDYTPYEGRTVKNWPRYTILRGMVIWDNGEIIVVMRPSTACLNCRSSKRKCDRADSSAACSQCVQRNLQCTTTTIISPQLPRSSEVQYPSRLSQSTCTQDEKMYLVGLYFRFIHDSPHSLFHEPTFKVSVGEGTVKQPVLLAMMGLSARFATDPDIVARGPMYRAQATAALKDDLEHICIENIQACILVGNNFFGEGDADAESLYFGLASRMTQILKLGEIDESDDGVMREVKRRIFWTCFIIDTWASGGSNLSPQFRWRTKQPRGPLDEYMFYNMRSGDGDVTELDWKPGLWAHMVRLVGLYAEIQNLQQELANGVEWNEPFIDESVQRLEAELRAFEEGLGPGLMFSRENLASFVDRGLGRVFIAFHLGYHHYYTLLFYQYLDHRRPPTTNGRKYASSCKSHAAIVCDVLKVSREVPGAEALYNIVGHVTIVSSSVLLHTYLFGESHELEESRDRLSSNLESLVQLRNYWPSVEMMIKRLVVFQKNCIQSMNAESYRFDRWMVKFLIAHALALEDKVDDNWSAASVEATNGNDHLERGRITQAMIMDIQNYDTET; from the exons ATGAAAATCATCATGGAGGCATTCGATCTCGTTATTATCAACGGTGTATGTGTTACAGCCTCTGATATAGGTGCTTATGACGTTGCtatcaaggatggcaaaATCGCCTTGCTTGCACCATCGGGATCACTTGCTGAGACGGATGCATTGCGAATAATTGATGCCGAGGGTGCATATGTGACT cctggtggtgttgatTGCCATGTTCATCTACAAGAACCTGCCATGTTTGGGAAGGGCTCCTCTTCTGATACATTTGAAACAG GAACCCGCTCGGCAATCGCTGGAGGCTGTACTACGATTGTTTGCTTCGCTCCTCAACAGAGACACGAGCCCTCACTTCTGAAGCCTTTGGCCGACGCCCATGACAAGGCTCGAGGGAACACTTACTGTGACTACGGGTTCCATCTCCTTGTCTCCAATCCCACCGAAACAGCTCTCTCCGAGCTTGGAATGCTCAAAGCCGAGGGCGTCACATCCCTCAAGATCTATATGACCTATGAGGCGCTCCAACTCCGCGACGATCAAATCCTATCGGTTCTTCACCATGCTCGTAACAACCATATCCTCACCATGATCCATGCAGAGAATGGTGATATTCTGAACTGGCTGACAGATCAGCTTGAAGCCAGCAAACTCTTCGCTCCAAAATACCATGCAACATCGCGTCCGCCTGCGCTCGAAGCGGAAGCAACAAACCGTGCCATCGTGCTATCTTCTATTATTGCTAATACGCCTATCTTGTTGGTGCATATTAGTGACCCGGATGCAACATATCGCATTAGGCAAGCCCAGACAGCTGGCCAACCAATCTTTGCAGAGACTTGCCCGCAGTATCTATTTCTGACGCGCAGTGATCTAGATGCGCCAGGCTTCGAGGGTGCTAAGTTCGTGTGCTCGCCACCCCCACGCGATGAAGCATCACAAGAGGTTATTTGGGAGGGCCTACGAAATGGAACATTTACTGTTCTGAGCTCAGATCATTGCCCGTTCTCTTATGATGATACAGAAAAGGGCAAGAAGGCTTGCATTACACATGACTATCCAGTCGGAAAGTTCAGGCACATTCCGAATGGAATTCCTGGGGTAGAAACGAGACTCCCTCTTGTGTTTTCTGCTGACAAGCTGCCCCTAACGAAATTCGTGGAGGTGACATCAACCAATGCGGCAAAGTTGTATGGGCTATATCCCAAGAAGGGATCAATGATGCCTGGTGTGTCGGATGCGGATCTCGTGATCTGGTATCCCAATGACAAGTTGCCCGACGTGACCATTCGAAACGAAGCATTACACCACGCCAATGACTACACACCATACGAAGGCAGGACAGTGAAGAACTGGCCACGATATACAATCTTACGCGGTATGGTTATATGGGATAATGGAGAGATA ATCGTGGTAATGCGACCCTCAACAGCGTGCTTGAACTGTAGAAGTTCTAAACGCAAATGCGATCGGGCAGACAGCTCAGCAGCATGCTCCCAGTGTGTTCAGCGAAACTTGCAGTGTACAACGACAACTATCATCAGCCCCCAActtccaagatcatcagaaGTTCAGTATCCCTCACGGCTTAGTCAGTCAACCTGTACacaagatgagaagatgTACTTGGTGGGTCTCTACTTTCGCTTTATCCATGATTCCCCTCACAGCCTCTTCCACGAGCCCACATTCAAAGTCAGCGTGGGAGAAGGTACTGTCAAACAACCTGTCCTTCTTGCTATGATGGGTTTATCTGCAAG ATTCGCCACAGACCCTGACATCGTTGCTCGTGGGCCGATGTATCGTGCTCAAGCTACCGCAGCATTGAAGGACGACCTAGAACATATCtgcatcgagaacatccaAGCTTGCATTCTTGTCGGAAACAATTTCTTCGGAGAAGGTGACGCAGATGCCGAGTCTCTGTATTTTG GACTCGCAAGTCGAATGACTCAAATTCTGAAGCTGGGAGAAATTGACGAAAGCGATGACGGTGTGATGCGAGAAGTCAAGAGACGCATATTCTGGACGTGCTTCATTATCGACACTTGGGCCAGTGGAGGCTCTAACCTATCACCACAGTTCAGATGGCGAACCAAACAACCTCGAGGGCCACTCGACGAATACATGTTCTACAACATGAGGtcaggagatggagacgTCACAGAGTTGGACTGGAAGCCTGGATTGTGGGCTCACATGGTCAGACTGGTTGGGTTATATGCTGAGATACAGAACCTTCAGCAAGAACTCGCGAATGGGGTTGAGTGGAACGAACCCTTCATAGATGAGTCAGTGCAAcgacttgaagctgagctcaGGGCTTTCGAGGAGGGTTTGGGTCCTGGATTGATGTTCTCAAGGGAAAACCTGGCTTCTTTCGTCGACCGTGGCTTAGGACGCGTCTTCATAGCCTTTCATCTGGGCTATCACCACTACTATACGCTTTTATTTTACCAATACCTCGATCATCGCCGACCGCCGACAACAAACGGCCGGAAGTATGCTAGCTCCTGCAAATCCCATGCAGCCATTGTATGCGACGTTCTCAAGGTCTCACGGGAGGTCCCTGGGGCCGAGGCACTCTACAACATCGTGGGGCATGTGACAATCGTGTCCTCATCAGTGTTATTGCACACATATCTATTCGGAGAGTCtcatgagcttgaggagtcAAGAGACCGCCTGAGTTCAAACCTCGAATCCTTGGTACAACTAAGAAACTACTGGCCCAGCGTGGAGATGATG ATCAAACGCCTGGTTGTCTTTCAGAAGAATTGCATTCAGTCAATGAATGCCGAGTCTTACCGGTTCGACAGATGGATGGTCAAGTTTCTTATTGCTCATGcacttgctcttgaagataaGGTGGATGATAATTGGTCTGCTGCCAGTGTTGAAGCAACAAACGGAAACGACCATCTTGAACGAGGTCGCATCACTCAGGCCATGATTATGGATATACAGAACTATGACACCGAGACCTGA
- a CDS encoding dihydropyrimidinase, whose protein sequence is MQEFDTILRNAHVNGSFVCDIGIKRGVIVGLGVGLVATEDTQIIDCNGAIVTPGGVDGHVHLSQDRSPRAQEAGYTSADTIDTGTRSAIAGGTTTVILFAEQSRGQSLKEQVDKYHELVNDQGSYADYGFHAIITDPTAQVLEQELPELAQSGIMSMKLFLTYKHMRISDRQVLSALQKARELGMVALVHAENGDLVDFFTEHLEAQGLTDPRFKAIAHPPEAEAEAVNRAITFSSVMDTPMLIVHVSVRQSMNVIRKAQSLLRPVFAETCPQYLLLGKENLDRDHFCGAKFVCSPPLRSDPKDIEEIWRGIINGTFTIFSSDHCPYRFDDTRGKKLGHSYSKSGEVQGVFTKIPNGLPGVETRIPLLFSEGVLKRQCIDVKRFVELTSENPAKLYGLYPRKGAIQIGSDADIVIWHTQDTFSPRRLDHDLHLHDGCDYSPYEGIEFLNWPRIVLMRGRVVFQDGIVTGTKGYGQFLKRNTCALTYRRRMGKEWDVLHASI, encoded by the exons ATGCAAGAATTTGATACCATCCTGCGCAATGCCCATGTCAATGGTTCCTTTGTTTGCGATATAGGCATCAAGCGAGGCGTCATTGTGGGCCTAGGCGTTGGCCTCGTTGCAACAGAAGACACGCAAATAATTGACTGCAACGGGGCCATTGTAACTCCAGGTGGGGTTGATGGCCATGTCCACCTGTCTCAAGATCGCTCGcccagagctcaagaagcaggctaTACTAGTGCCGATACAA TCGACACGGGGACTAGGAGTGCAATTGCCGGGGGCACGACGACAGTCATCTTATTTGCAGAGCAATCTCGGGGCCAGTCTCTGAAAGAGCAAGTTGACAAATACCATGAACTTGTCAATGACCAAGGCTCATATGCGGACTACGGTTTCCATGCCATTATCACCGATCCCACTGCACAAGTGCTAGAACAAGAACTTCCAGAGCTTGCCCAGTCTGGTATAATGAGCATGAAGCTATTCCTCACATACAAGCACATGAGGATTTCGGATCGTCAGGTGCTCTCAGCGCTGCAAAAAGCACGGGAACTAGGAATGGTGGCACTAGTGCATGCTGAGAATGGGGATCTTGTCGATTTCTTTACTGAGCATTTAGAAGCCCAGGGACTTACAGACCCGAGGTTCAAGGCAATAGCGCATCCTCCAGAGGCTGAGGCCGAAGCCGTCAACCGCGCTATTACTTTCTCCTCGGTCATGGACACGCCGATGCTCATCGTTCATGTCTCTGTTCGACAATCGATGAATGTTATACGCAAGGCCCAATCATTATTGAGGCCGGTATTCGCAGAGACATGTCCTCAGTACCTATTATTAGGCAAAGAGAATCTCGACAGGGATCATTTCTGTGGTGCCAAGTTCGTCTGCTCGCCTCCTTTGCGCAGCGACCCAAAGGATATTGAGGAAATATGGAGAGGAATCATCAACGGCACATTCACCATATTCTCATCAGACCACTGCCCGTATCG GTTCGATGATACCAGGGGAAAGAAGTTGGGTCATTCATACAGCAAAAGTGGCGAGGTTCAAGGAGT ATTCACAAAAATACCAAATGGTCTTCCTGGAGTCGAGACCCGGATacccttgctcttctctgAAGGTGTCCTCAAGCGTCAGTGCATTGATGTAAAGAGATTTGTCGAACTCACGTCTGAAAACCCGGCGAAATTGTATGGCCTCTATCCACGCAAAGGTGCCATACAAATAGGATCAGACGCCGATATTGTCATATGGCACACACAGGATACGTTCTCGCCTAGAAGGTTGGACCACGATCTACACCTGCACGATGGCTGTGACTACTCGCCATATGAAGGCATTGAGTTTTTGAACTGGCCTCGAATTGTTCTTATGCGGGGCAGAGTGGTTTTTCAGGATGGCATTGTAACAGGCACCAAGGGTTATGGTCAATTCTTGAAAAGGAATACATGTGCTCTGACTTATCGACGCCGAATGGGCAAGGAATGGGATGTGCTACATGCCTCTATATGA